Proteins from a genomic interval of Heteronotia binoei isolate CCM8104 ecotype False Entrance Well chromosome 5, APGP_CSIRO_Hbin_v1, whole genome shotgun sequence:
- the LOC132572212 gene encoding gastrula zinc finger protein XlCGF52.1-like, translated as MLKMEGYGSLNETEDMLTQESRLREKKHKMSSGCTKERVSLLHKQGDDIESQLENSAGKRSEKSMSCPVVHKEFSDSDEHQVIHNIKEDGETECVKSCNQNSVLIPCDETNMVEKLHKCLECGKSFHYRSNLVAHERTHTGEKPFQCAHCGKRFRLSSHLYRHQKLHTTEQPYTCPDCGKLFRHKTSFDAHQRTHTGEKPFVCLDCGKSFTHQSGLIVHKRTHTGEKPYCCTKCGKNFVDRSTLVAHERAHRGEKPHKCAECGKTFIHRSRLIVHEETHTGEKPYKCSDCGKSFSLSSALLTHQQIHIGEKPYQCSDCGKSFVQRGNLVAHERTHTGERPYECPDCGKCFIVSSSLRTHRRTHTGEKPYECSDCGKSFSQSSVLMRHQRIHTGEKPHECSDCGKRFSQQSSLISHARTHTRETPD; from the exons ATGCTTAAAATGGAAG GTTACGGGTCTTTGAATGAGACAGAGGACATGCTTACACAGGAAAGCCGCCTGCGTGAGAAAAAGCACAAGATGTCATCAGGATGCACCAAAGAGAGAGTGTCCTTGCTCCATAAGCAGGGAGATGATATTGAAAGCCAGCTTGAAAACTCAGCAGGGAAGAGATCTGAGAAATCCATGTCTTGCCCAGTGGTGCACAAAGAATTCAGTGACTCAGATGAGCATCAGGTAATCCACAATATTAAGGAGGACGGTGAGACTGAATGTGTGAAAAGCTGCAATCAGAACTCAGTCCTCATTCCATGCGATGAAACAAACATGGTTGAGAAACTCCACAAATGTctggaatgtgggaaaagcttccaTTACAGATCCAACCTTGTTGCGCATGAGAGGacccacacgggagagaaaccttttcagtGTGCCCACTGTGGGAAACGGTTCCGTTTGAGTTCACATCTCTACAGGCATCAGAAGCTGCATACAACCGAGCAGCCATACACATGTCCAGATTGTGGGAAACTTTTCCGTCACAAAACCAGTTTTGACgcacatcaaagaacccacacaggagagaagccctttGTTTGTTTGGACTGTGGGAAGAGTTTCACCCATCAGTCAGGCCTCATTGTCCacaaaagaacccacacaggagaaaaaccataCTGTTGCACAAAGTGTGGGAAAAACTTTGTTGATAGGTCAACCTTAGTGGCACATGAGAGAGCACACAGGGGAGAGAAGCCACATAAGTGTGCTGAGTGTGGGAAGACTTTTATTCACAGATCCAGGCTCATTGTCCACGAGgagacccacacaggagagaaaccgtaTAAATGTTCAGACTGTGGCAAAAGCTTCAGTTTAAGCTCCGCCCTCCTCACACATCAGCAGATACACATTGGGGAGAAGCCCTACCAGTGCTCAGACTGTGGCAAAAGCTTTGTGCAGAGAGGAAACCTTGTGGCCCatgagagaacccacacaggagagaggcCGTATGAATGCCCGGACTGTGGGAAATGTTTCATTGTCAGCTCTAGCCTCCGAACACACCGAAGgacccacacaggtgagaagccctatgaatgctcagactgtgggaagagCTTTAGTCAGAGTTCCGTCCTTATGAGGCACCAGAGGATCCATACGGGTGAGAAGCCACATGAGTGCTCGGACTGTGGGAAACGCTTCTCTCAGCAGTCGAGCCTGATTTCACACGCACGGACGCACACAAGAGAGACGCCAGATTGA